Proteins encoded within one genomic window of Jiangella mangrovi:
- a CDS encoding type II toxin-antitoxin system PemK/MazF family toxin, with amino-acid sequence MARLLRDLVRTLLTPPKRRRDDRRPRPSDPRPPRGGSGGHDGEESPGQFGSNATTEAHSVGAVHTSYNPSTDGDPDPGEIVWTWVPYEENDGRGKDRPVLIVAREPGGTLLAVQLTSKDHDGERDWVGVGSGRWDGEHRPSWVDVSRVLRVHPDGMRREASALDRHQFDAVIDALRSRYGWN; translated from the coding sequence GTGGCCCGCCTCCTCCGTGACCTCGTCCGGACCCTGCTGACCCCGCCCAAGCGCCGCCGCGACGACCGGCGCCCGCGCCCGTCGGACCCCCGCCCGCCCCGCGGCGGCTCGGGCGGTCACGACGGCGAGGAGTCGCCCGGGCAGTTCGGCTCGAACGCGACCACCGAGGCGCACTCCGTCGGCGCCGTCCACACGTCGTACAACCCGAGCACCGACGGCGACCCCGACCCGGGCGAGATCGTCTGGACCTGGGTGCCGTACGAGGAGAACGACGGCCGCGGCAAGGACCGGCCCGTCCTCATCGTGGCGCGCGAGCCCGGCGGCACCCTGCTGGCGGTCCAGCTGACCAGCAAGGATCACGACGGCGAGCGCGACTGGGTCGGCGTCGGCTCCGGCCGCTGGGACGGCGAGCACCGGCCCTCGTGGGTCGACGTCAGCCGGGTCCTGCGCGTCCACCCCGACGGCATGCGCCGCGAGGCGTCGGCCCTCGACCGCCATCAGTTCGACGCCGTCATCGACGCACTGCGCTCGCGCTACGGCTGGAACTGA
- the rpsT gene encoding 30S ribosomal protein S20 produces MANIKSQKKRILTNEKARLRNKAVKSSLKTSIRKFHEAADAGDTEKATEAARAANRQLDKAVSKGVIHKNQAANRKSSISKRAASL; encoded by the coding sequence GTGGCGAACATCAAGTCCCAGAAGAAGCGGATTCTCACCAACGAGAAGGCGCGGCTGCGCAACAAGGCCGTGAAGTCGTCGCTGAAGACGTCGATCCGCAAGTTCCACGAGGCCGCCGACGCCGGCGACACCGAGAAGGCCACCGAGGCCGCTCGCGCCGCCAACCGGCAGCTCGACAAGGCCGTCTCCAAGGGCGTCATCCACAAGAACCAGGCGGCCAACCGCAAGTCCTCGATCTCCAAGCGGGCCGCCTCGCTCTGA
- the holA gene encoding DNA polymerase III subunit delta: MLAERAAGAVVRAARAADADTDVSQVAGSELTPGALAEHVSPSLFATSRVLLVNDVQDVTEAVGDILVGYVQSPIQDIHVVLLHPGGVKGKKLLTALRKAGVHEVPAERLTRPDDQVAFVRAEVRRAGGRIDEPAARQLVESVGGDLRGLASAAGQLAVDAPDGQVTGHVVSMYFEGRAEVKGWVVADRAVEGRTGEAVEQLRWALETGTDPVLVTGALATSLRSLARLAGAPRGMRDADVARDLGIPPWKIRVLRGQLRGWTPNGLSQAIRAVAEADLAVKGGGNDSALALTTALVAIGTARAA, from the coding sequence CTGCTCGCCGAGCGTGCCGCGGGCGCCGTCGTCCGGGCGGCGCGGGCCGCCGACGCCGACACCGACGTGTCCCAGGTCGCCGGCTCCGAGCTGACCCCCGGAGCCCTGGCCGAGCACGTCAGCCCGTCGCTGTTCGCGACCAGCCGGGTGCTGCTGGTCAACGACGTGCAGGACGTCACCGAGGCGGTCGGCGACATCCTCGTGGGCTATGTGCAGTCGCCCATCCAGGACATCCACGTCGTGCTGCTGCACCCGGGCGGCGTCAAGGGCAAGAAGCTGCTCACCGCGCTGCGCAAGGCCGGCGTGCACGAGGTCCCCGCCGAGCGCCTCACCCGCCCCGACGACCAGGTCGCGTTCGTGCGGGCCGAGGTCCGCCGGGCCGGGGGCCGCATCGACGAGCCCGCCGCCCGCCAGCTGGTCGAGTCGGTCGGCGGCGACCTTCGCGGCCTCGCCTCGGCGGCCGGCCAGCTCGCCGTCGACGCGCCGGACGGCCAGGTCACCGGCCACGTGGTCTCGATGTACTTCGAGGGCCGCGCCGAGGTCAAGGGCTGGGTGGTCGCCGACCGCGCCGTCGAGGGCCGCACCGGCGAGGCGGTCGAGCAGCTGCGCTGGGCGCTCGAGACCGGCACCGACCCCGTCCTGGTGACGGGTGCGCTCGCGACGTCGCTGCGGTCCCTGGCCCGGCTGGCCGGCGCGCCGCGCGGCATGCGCGACGCCGACGTCGCCCGCGACCTCGGCATCCCGCCGTGGAAGATCCGCGTGCTCCGCGGCCAGCTCCGCGGCTGGACGCCGAACGGCCTGTCCCAGGCCATCCGGGCGGTCGCCGAGGCCGACCTCGCGGTCAAGGGCGGCGGCAACGACTCCGCGCTCGCCCTCACGACGGCGCTGGTCGCCATCGGCACCGCCCGCGCGGCCTGA
- a CDS encoding DNA internalization-related competence protein ComEC/Rec2, translating to MTTTPPATPTTTPPDAAPAEPLDLRLVPAALGLWIGALAGVLVPLRDGLAGCAVVLLVAAAVLVRARLAPPARRAVVAASLCLLAGFAVGAARAAPVWTGPVTALAAAGAHVEVDGTIERDPVLRGSGPMGEEAAATQYVVGRIRVDQVTGRGDTHRVDVPVLLVSGDREWADLLPGQRIRVEGRLESTDHPRDDVAAVFRPYTGPDERATGPPSAASRATEPFRAGLREAVDGVPPDPRGLVPGLVIGDESLLSDDLRDAMTVAGLTHLTAVSGTNVAIVLVVALGLARWLRVRGYALPVVGVLCVLAFVLLARPEPSVLRAAAMGLVAVVGLALAGRRRGLPALAAAVVVLVLVDPWLARSAGFALSVLATAGILLLVPAWTRSLTWLPRPLALAVAVPLAAQVACTPIVLGLSGQLSLAALPANMLATPAVAPATVFGAAAAVVSPVAAPVATAFAWLAALPAWWIAAVARWFAGQPGAVLPWPPGAGGVVVAVVLAVLALLAVPLVLRRPVVTVAAGTVLVIGLLKAVPTPGWPPPGWLVVACDVGQGDALVLRAGERSAVVVDTGPEPRLVRRCLDGLGVRQVPLLVLTHFHADHVGGLAGVLAGREVGRVLVSPLDDPPAVADGVRRRLAADGVPVTVPRAGDLLRVGERLTLDVLGPVRLTETDESESNNASLVIEAGVDGVSVLLTGDIEPSAQRALLRAEPGLDTDVLKVAHHGSPHQEAELLTALDARVALISVGENGYGHPSPRVLDALRAGGVRVYRTDEHGSVAVVRTGDGGLGVTTGGPRSGPAPRRSVNGRRRCRWDVSCCDATWLRYPPIPSSRSPSSSVPRRCSPSVPRAPSSGRRGPPTPTPTCPRSPAPS from the coding sequence ATGACGACCACTCCGCCGGCCACCCCGACGACCACGCCGCCGGATGCCGCCCCCGCCGAGCCACTGGACCTGCGGCTCGTGCCGGCAGCGCTCGGACTCTGGATCGGCGCCCTCGCCGGCGTCCTCGTCCCGCTCCGCGACGGCCTCGCGGGGTGCGCCGTCGTCCTGCTCGTCGCCGCGGCGGTCCTGGTCCGCGCCCGCCTCGCCCCACCGGCTCGCCGCGCCGTCGTCGCCGCGAGCCTGTGCCTCCTCGCCGGCTTCGCCGTGGGCGCCGCCCGAGCCGCACCCGTCTGGACCGGCCCCGTCACCGCCCTCGCCGCCGCAGGCGCGCACGTCGAGGTCGACGGCACCATCGAACGCGACCCGGTCCTGCGCGGCAGCGGTCCCATGGGCGAGGAGGCAGCCGCCACCCAGTACGTCGTCGGGCGCATCCGGGTCGACCAGGTCACCGGCCGCGGCGACACCCACCGCGTCGACGTGCCGGTCCTGCTGGTCAGTGGCGACCGCGAGTGGGCCGATCTCCTGCCGGGCCAGCGCATCCGCGTCGAGGGACGCCTCGAGTCCACCGACCACCCGCGCGACGACGTCGCCGCGGTGTTCCGCCCCTATACCGGGCCCGACGAGCGGGCGACCGGCCCGCCCAGCGCCGCCAGCCGCGCCACGGAGCCGTTCCGAGCCGGGCTGCGCGAGGCCGTCGACGGCGTCCCGCCCGACCCGCGCGGTCTGGTGCCCGGCCTGGTCATCGGCGACGAGTCGCTGCTCTCCGACGACCTCCGCGACGCCATGACGGTCGCCGGGCTGACGCACCTCACCGCGGTGTCCGGCACCAACGTCGCGATCGTGCTGGTCGTGGCGCTCGGGCTGGCCCGCTGGCTGCGGGTCCGCGGCTACGCGCTGCCGGTCGTCGGCGTGTTGTGCGTGCTCGCGTTCGTCCTGCTCGCGCGGCCGGAGCCGAGCGTGCTGCGGGCCGCCGCCATGGGCCTGGTCGCCGTCGTGGGGCTGGCCCTCGCCGGGCGTCGGCGCGGGCTGCCGGCGCTGGCCGCCGCGGTCGTCGTGCTGGTGCTCGTCGATCCGTGGCTGGCCCGCAGCGCCGGGTTCGCGCTCTCGGTGCTGGCGACGGCGGGCATCCTGCTGCTGGTCCCGGCGTGGACGCGGTCGCTGACCTGGCTGCCGCGCCCGCTGGCCCTCGCGGTCGCCGTCCCGCTCGCGGCCCAGGTCGCCTGCACGCCGATCGTCCTCGGGCTGTCCGGGCAACTGAGCCTGGCCGCGCTGCCGGCGAACATGCTGGCCACTCCCGCGGTAGCGCCGGCGACGGTTTTCGGCGCGGCCGCCGCCGTGGTGAGCCCGGTCGCGGCGCCGGTCGCGACGGCGTTCGCCTGGCTGGCGGCCCTGCCGGCCTGGTGGATCGCCGCGGTCGCGCGCTGGTTCGCCGGCCAGCCCGGCGCCGTGCTCCCGTGGCCGCCGGGCGCGGGCGGTGTGGTGGTCGCCGTCGTCCTCGCGGTCCTGGCGCTGCTGGCCGTGCCGCTGGTGCTGCGCCGCCCGGTCGTCACGGTCGCGGCGGGGACGGTGCTGGTGATCGGTCTGCTGAAGGCGGTCCCGACGCCGGGCTGGCCGCCGCCCGGCTGGCTGGTCGTCGCGTGCGACGTCGGACAGGGCGACGCGCTCGTCCTGCGCGCCGGTGAGCGCTCCGCCGTCGTCGTCGACACCGGGCCGGAGCCGCGGCTCGTCCGCCGGTGCCTCGACGGGCTCGGGGTGCGGCAGGTGCCGCTGCTGGTCCTCACGCACTTCCACGCCGACCACGTCGGCGGGTTGGCCGGCGTGCTCGCCGGTCGCGAGGTCGGCCGGGTCCTGGTGTCGCCGCTCGACGATCCGCCCGCGGTCGCCGACGGGGTCAGGCGGCGGCTGGCGGCCGACGGCGTCCCGGTGACGGTGCCGCGGGCCGGTGACCTGCTGCGCGTGGGGGAGCGGCTGACGCTCGACGTACTCGGGCCCGTCCGACTCACCGAGACCGACGAGTCCGAGTCCAACAACGCCAGCCTGGTCATCGAGGCCGGGGTCGACGGCGTCAGCGTCCTACTGACCGGCGACATCGAGCCGTCGGCGCAACGGGCGCTGCTGCGCGCCGAGCCGGGGCTCGACACCGACGTGCTCAAGGTCGCCCACCACGGCTCGCCGCACCAGGAGGCCGAGCTGCTCACCGCCCTCGACGCCCGCGTGGCGCTGATCAGCGTCGGCGAGAACGGCTACGGACACCCGTCGCCTCGGGTGCTCGACGCCCTGCGCGCCGGCGGGGTGCGGGTCTACCGCACCGACGAGCACGGCAGCGTCGCGGTCGTCCGCACCGGCGACGGCGGGCTGGGGGTGACGACGGGCGGGCCGAGGTCGGGACCGGCGCCACGGCGATCGGTGAACGGGCGGCGACGGTGTCGGTGGGACGTGTCATGCTGTGACGCGACATGGCTGCGCTATCCACCGATCCCCTCGTCCCGGTCACCCTCGTCTTCGGTCCCGAGACGCTGCTCGCCGAGCGTGCCGCGGGCGCCGTCGTCCGGGCGGCGCGGGCCGCCGACGCCGACACCGACGTGTCCCAGGTCGCCGGCTCCGAGCTGA
- a CDS encoding ComEA family DNA-binding protein — MRSLRSRPADDRTAALARARVAHLAGSTRRGLDGNAAVAAGVEDGGPSSAARHEGRTDELANDGRRPRHATSRPRRAARPPVDAVDSGGPAAWFDPAPADRLDPDPQTEPGRGPELGPEQHGPAAPWDEPASAQAIEDDAARSPEWLDGLKDRLPFAVRPRAGLERTHLAVIVLVVLVGLISATVLFLLARPEVVPIEPELVATGSHTATETPPPSDPTPAPTESAAPGPAAPDAAIVVHVAGLVARPGVLELPAGSRVVDAIEAAGGATPEADLTPINLARVLTDGEQVLVTADPPPQAAPPAAPPGSTAPAPTAPVNLNTATGTELETLPGIGPALAGRILEWRTQNGRFTTVGELREVSGIGEQRFAQLEPLVTV; from the coding sequence ATGCGATCGCTGCGCTCCCGCCCCGCCGACGACCGGACGGCGGCGCTCGCGCGCGCCCGGGTGGCGCACTTGGCCGGTTCGACCCGCCGCGGCTTGGATGGGAACGCCGCGGTCGCAGCCGGGGTCGAGGACGGCGGGCCTTCGAGCGCCGCCCGCCACGAAGGGAGGACCGACGAACTCGCGAACGACGGTCGTCGTCCTCGTCACGCCACCTCCCGCCCGCGGCGGGCGGCCCGGCCGCCGGTAGACGCCGTCGACTCGGGCGGCCCGGCGGCGTGGTTCGACCCCGCACCTGCCGATCGGCTCGATCCCGATCCTCAGACCGAGCCGGGGCGCGGGCCGGAGCTCGGGCCAGAGCAGCACGGCCCGGCGGCGCCGTGGGACGAGCCGGCGTCGGCGCAGGCCATCGAGGACGACGCCGCGCGGTCGCCGGAGTGGCTGGACGGCCTGAAGGACCGGCTGCCGTTCGCCGTCCGGCCGCGGGCCGGGCTGGAGCGGACCCACCTGGCGGTCATCGTGCTCGTGGTGCTGGTCGGCCTGATCAGCGCGACAGTGCTGTTCCTGCTGGCCCGCCCCGAAGTCGTCCCCATCGAACCCGAGCTCGTCGCCACCGGAAGCCACACCGCCACCGAGACCCCGCCGCCGAGCGACCCGACGCCGGCCCCCACAGAGTCAGCCGCGCCGGGCCCGGCCGCGCCCGACGCGGCCATCGTCGTGCACGTGGCCGGGCTGGTCGCGCGGCCCGGGGTGCTCGAACTGCCGGCCGGCTCCCGCGTGGTCGACGCCATCGAGGCGGCCGGCGGCGCGACGCCCGAGGCCGACCTGACCCCGATCAACCTCGCGCGCGTCCTCACCGACGGCGAGCAGGTGCTCGTCACCGCCGACCCGCCGCCGCAGGCCGCTCCGCCCGCCGCCCCACCCGGCTCCACCGCACCCGCACCCACGGCGCCGGTCAACCTCAACACCGCCACCGGCACCGAGCTCGAGACGCTGCCCGGCATCGGCCCCGCCCTCGCCGGCCGGATCCTCGAGTGGCGGACCCAGAACGGCCGCTTCACGACCGTCGGCGAGCTGCGCGAGGTCTCGGGCATCGGCGAACAGCGCTTCGCCCAGCTCGAACCCCTGGTGACGGTATGA
- a CDS encoding VOC family protein, whose product MPRASEIFNIAFDAADPRRLAEFWAVALGYQLEPPPDGFGTWEEALVAWNVPEADWDSASAIIDPRGVLPRLLFQKVPEPKTAKNRVHLDVRGWRYGAGGEVPPEAERLAAAAAKVAELLAAGATVVATVEEYGNTWTVLQDPEGNEFCVT is encoded by the coding sequence ATGCCGCGTGCCTCCGAGATCTTCAACATCGCGTTCGACGCCGCAGACCCGCGCCGGCTGGCCGAGTTCTGGGCCGTCGCGCTCGGGTATCAGCTCGAGCCGCCGCCCGACGGGTTCGGAACCTGGGAGGAGGCGCTGGTCGCCTGGAACGTCCCCGAGGCCGACTGGGACAGCGCGAGCGCCATCATCGATCCCCGGGGCGTGCTGCCGCGGCTGCTCTTCCAGAAGGTGCCCGAGCCGAAGACCGCCAAGAACCGCGTCCACCTCGACGTCCGCGGCTGGCGGTACGGCGCCGGCGGCGAGGTGCCCCCCGAGGCCGAGCGCCTCGCCGCGGCCGCCGCCAAGGTCGCCGAACTGCTCGCCGCCGGCGCGACGGTGGTCGCAACGGTGGAGGAGTACGGCAACACCTGGACGGTCCTGCAAGACCCCGAGGGCAACGAGTTCTGCGTGACCTGA
- a CDS encoding DegV family protein produces MTGRVAVVTDSTAHLAAGDVESHGLRVVPLQVVVDGVAVDEDSGFGPREVAAALRSHVPVTTSRPSPRAFLDVYESLAASGSTAVVSVHISGSLSGTADAARLAARDAPVPVHVVDSRSLGMGLGFAVLVAADAASRGLMADEVAALALDRAVRSSAFFYVDTLEYLRRGGRVGAASAVVGTALAIKPLLHLRDGWVDLLEKVRTSARARARLEDLAVARAVAGSEAGKGGRVDVAVHHLDNAGRADELAARLADRLPSVGTVVVTEVGAVIGAHVGPGMLAAVISPR; encoded by the coding sequence TTGACGGGGCGGGTCGCGGTCGTCACGGACTCGACGGCACACCTGGCGGCCGGCGACGTGGAGTCGCACGGCCTCCGGGTGGTGCCGCTGCAGGTGGTGGTCGACGGTGTCGCCGTCGACGAGGACTCTGGTTTCGGTCCTCGGGAGGTCGCGGCGGCGTTGCGGTCGCATGTGCCGGTGACGACGTCGCGGCCGAGCCCGCGGGCGTTCCTGGACGTGTACGAGTCGCTCGCCGCTTCGGGCTCCACGGCCGTCGTGTCGGTGCACATCTCCGGCAGCCTGTCGGGGACGGCGGACGCGGCCCGGCTGGCGGCCCGCGACGCGCCGGTCCCCGTGCACGTCGTCGACTCGCGGTCGCTGGGCATGGGGCTCGGGTTCGCGGTGCTGGTGGCCGCTGACGCGGCTTCGCGCGGGCTGATGGCGGACGAAGTGGCGGCGCTGGCGCTGGACCGGGCGGTGCGGTCGTCGGCCTTCTTCTACGTGGACACGCTGGAGTACCTGCGCCGCGGCGGCCGCGTCGGCGCTGCTTCTGCCGTCGTGGGGACGGCGCTGGCGATCAAGCCGCTGCTCCACCTGCGCGACGGCTGGGTCGACCTGCTCGAGAAGGTCCGCACGTCGGCACGGGCGCGGGCGCGGCTCGAGGACCTCGCGGTCGCGCGGGCGGTGGCGGGTTCGGAGGCCGGGAAGGGTGGGCGGGTCGACGTGGCGGTGCACCACCTCGACAACGCCGGCCGCGCCGACGAGCTGGCCGCCCGCCTGGCCGACCGGCTTCCGTCGGTCGGGACCGTGGTGGTGACCGAGGTGGGTGCCGTCATCGGGGCGCACGTCGGGCCGGGCATGCTGGCCGCGGTGATCAGCCCGCGCTGA